A window from Argopecten irradians isolate NY chromosome 3, Ai_NY, whole genome shotgun sequence encodes these proteins:
- the LOC138317621 gene encoding uncharacterized protein isoform X1 — MSILSFYVPIPEEIDIVKDDTLAQTTQQPKSTMADDSNGQTGTRQYSQEVRDLHNTMVKELSEEIAPCPSLMDKWHDLLYLFSNKTPLSTVTIDKIKNVGDLVKELMTAGYICFEDYEPFARKLEQVHQQMAKRVRQYALKISEQIKTDKESIR; from the exons ATgtctatattatcattttatgtaCCTATTCCTGAGGAGATCGACATAGTTAAG GACGACACACTGGCACAGACAACTCAACAACCCAAAAGCACCATGGCGGACGATTCTAATGGTC AAACAGGAACCAGACAGTATTCCCAGGAGGTCAGAGACTTACACAACACAATGGTGAAAGAATTAAGTGAAGAAATAGCACCATGTCCCAGTTTGATGGACAAATGGCATGATCtgctatatttattttcaaataaaactcCGTTGTCAACTGTTACAATTGATAAGATAAAGAATGTTGGAGATTTGGTTAAAGAGTTAATGACAGCAGGATATATCTGTTTTGAAGACTATGAGCCATTTGCGAGGAAACTCGAACAGGTTCATCAACAAATGGCCAAACGTGTACGACAATACGCACTGAAAATTTCGGAACAAATAAAGACAG ATAAAGAATCAATACGGTAG
- the LOC138317621 gene encoding uncharacterized protein isoform X2 — MADDSNGQTGTRQYSQEVRDLHNTMVKELSEEIAPCPSLMDKWHDLLYLFSNKTPLSTVTIDKIKNVGDLVKELMTAGYICFEDYEPFARKLEQVHQQMAKRVRQYALKISEQIKTDKESIR; from the exons ATGGCGGACGATTCTAATGGTC AAACAGGAACCAGACAGTATTCCCAGGAGGTCAGAGACTTACACAACACAATGGTGAAAGAATTAAGTGAAGAAATAGCACCATGTCCCAGTTTGATGGACAAATGGCATGATCtgctatatttattttcaaataaaactcCGTTGTCAACTGTTACAATTGATAAGATAAAGAATGTTGGAGATTTGGTTAAAGAGTTAATGACAGCAGGATATATCTGTTTTGAAGACTATGAGCCATTTGCGAGGAAACTCGAACAGGTTCATCAACAAATGGCCAAACGTGTACGACAATACGCACTGAAAATTTCGGAACAAATAAAGACAG ATAAAGAATCAATACGGTAG